Proteins from a single region of Mucilaginibacter daejeonensis:
- a CDS encoding DUF5675 family protein: MDLKVVRSVFTPTATFGKMYLNGQFYAYTCEDTVRDLKADGSGKVHSKTAIDYGKYEVILSYSNRFKKYLPLLLNVKWFAGIRIHGGNTPDNTEGCILVGENGDMKTRIWNCASKVNNLVALLKSIEKKEKMWIEIVKG, encoded by the coding sequence ATGGATCTTAAAGTAGTACGCTCTGTATTCACTCCTACCGCCACCTTTGGCAAAATGTATCTCAATGGCCAATTTTATGCTTACACCTGCGAGGACACCGTGCGCGACCTCAAAGCCGATGGCAGCGGCAAGGTGCACAGCAAAACCGCGATCGACTACGGCAAATACGAGGTTATCCTTAGCTACAGTAACCGCTTCAAAAAGTACCTGCCGTTGCTGCTCAACGTCAAATGGTTCGCCGGTATACGCATACATGGTGGCAATACGCCCGATAACACCGAAGGCTGCATACTGGTAGGCGAGAATGGCGACATGAAGACCCGCATCTGGAATTGCGCCAGCAAGGTGAACAACCTGGTAGCGCTGCTCAAAAGCATCGAGAAAAAAGAAAAGATGTGGATCGAGATCGT